One Glycine max cultivar Williams 82 chromosome 6, Glycine_max_v4.0, whole genome shotgun sequence DNA segment encodes these proteins:
- the LOC100802272 gene encoding mitotic checkpoint serine/threonine-protein kinase BUB1 → MLSYSPPRFRIAAVDAHHDPLLPFLRSIKKALEASDDSASSLSNLLKDCIRNFKNNDRYRNDVRFLKIWLLYMGVSDDFDSVFKEMLDSNVCTNNSSLYVWSASFFELKGRLHDALTIYQLGICRNTEPIEWLKKARTLFLSRISEIQNAASTQKVDDKESKNLEDNGINPWGTSTMDSLLKKIYPLIMKFDGYRSSTKPYTGKVALSTLKNSSRNKVLEIGGMKYHIKGCAGQGGFAQVYKANVDSDPDNVVALKIQKPAFPWEFYVYRLLDKRILDRERSSYGFAHRIHVYSDCSILICDYLANGTLQDVINSYVVIGKSMEEVLCIYYTIEMLHMVETLHGVGLIHGDFKPDNLLIRYARGDLTEDGFLSRSGPWCDQGLCLVDWGRGIDLHLFPDHTLFKGDCKTSGFRCIEMLEDKPWKFQVDAYGLCAVVHMMLHNCYMEVVKKEQSDGSYMYLPKLPFKRYWNIELWKTFFTKMLNQYPHDDDRSLLQDLKKSFQDYLSSNPQLIKKLKELLSKQRASLCSA, encoded by the exons ATGCTCAGCTACTCACCCCCGCGTTTCAGAATCGCCGCCGTCGACGCTCACCACGATCCTCTCTTACCCTTTCTCCg GTCTATCAAGAAAGCCCTAGAAGCTTCCGACGACTCCGCTTCGAGTCTCAGTAACTTACTCAAAGATTGCATCAGAAACTTCAAGAACAATGACCGCTACCGAAACGACGTCAGATTCCTCAAGATCTGGCTCCTCTAT ATGGGAGTTAGTGATGATTTTGATAGTGTTTTCAAAGAAATGCTGGACAGTAATGTATGTACCAATAATTCTTCACTTTATGTGTGGTCTGCAAGTTTTTTTGAGTTGAAGGGAAGATTGCATGATGCTCTCACCATCTATCAGCTTGGCATTTGCAG GAATACGGAGCCAATTGAGTGGTTGAAGAAGGCACGGACCTTATTTCTCAGTAGAATTTCTGAAATACAGAATGCTGCTTCAACTCAGAAG GTTGATGATAAAGAATCCAAGAATTTGGAAGATAATGGCATTAATCCTTGGGGCACTTCCACCATGGATAGCCTTTTAAAGAAGATATATcctttaattatgaaatttgat GGGTATCGTTCAAGCACTAAACCATACACAGGAAAAGTGGCCTTATCTACCTTGAAGAATTCATCAAGGAATAAAGTTTTAGAGATAG GTGGAATGAAGTACCATATAAAGGGCTGTGCTGGACAGGGTGGTTTTGCCCAAGTATATAAGGCTAATGTCGACAGTGATCCTGACAATGTTGTTGCACTAAAG ATACAAAAACCAGCTTTCCCTTGGGAATTTTACGTTTATCGTCTGCTTGATAAGCGCATCTTAGATAGAGAG AGGTCAAGTTATGGTTTTGCTCACCGAATTCATGTCTATTCTGACTGTAGTATACTCATCTGTGACTATTTAGCTAATGGGACACTACAG GATGTGATAAACTCATATGTGGTCATAGGAAAATCCATGGAAGAAGTGTTATGCATTTACTACACAATAGAAATGTTACACATGGTTGAAACTTTGCATGGTGTTGGCTTGATTCATGGTGATTTCAAGCCTGATAATCTGCTAATTCGCTATGCTAG GGGTGACCTTACAGAAGATGGGTTCTTGAGCCGAAGTGGTCCTTGGTGTGATCAG GGTCTTTGCCTTGTTGACTGGGGAAGAGGGATTGATTTGCATCTCTTTCCAGATCACACACTATTTAAGGGAGATTGCAAAACTTCTGGTTTTCGCTGCATTGAGATGCTAGAGGATAAGCCGTGGAAATTTCAG GTAGATGCATATGGCCTTTGTGCTGTTGTCCATATGATGTTGCATAATTGCTATATGGAAGTCGTCAAAAAAGAACAATCTGATGGTAGCTACATGTATCTTCCCAAACTACCCTTTAAACG TTACTGGAACATTGAGCTCTGGAAGACTTTCTTCACTAAGATGCTAAACCAATACCCCCATGATGATGATAGGAGTTTGCTGcaggacctgaagaagtccttCCAAGACTACTTGAGCTCCAATCCGCAGCTTATAAAGAAACTAAAGGAGTTACTCTCAAAGCAAAGGGCTTCCTTGTGCTCTGCTTAA
- the LOC100802974 gene encoding ADP,ATP carrier protein 3, mitochondrial-like, which produces MADGPQHPSVVQKLAGQSYLVSRLSPNFNSGNYSSTGSYFNGGLHSSGLAVVSPGSPVTVHAPAEKGVSGFLVDFLMGGVSAAVSKTAAAPIERVKLLIQNQDEMIKSGRLSEPYKGIGDCFARTMKDEGVIALWRGNTANVIRYFPTQALNFAFKDYFKRLFNFKKDKDGYWKWFAGNLASGGAAGASSLLFVYSLDYARTRLANDAKAAKKGGERQFNGLVDVYRKTIKSDGVAGLYRGFNISCVGIIVYRGLYFGMYDSLKPVVLVGGLQDSFFASFLLGWGITIGAGLASYPIDTVRRRMMMTSGEAVKYKSSLHAFQTIVANEGAKSLFKGAGANILRAVAGAGVLAGYDKLQLVLFGKKYGSGGGG; this is translated from the exons ATGGCTGATGGACCACAGCATCCATCAGTTGTTCAGAAGCTAGCTGGACAGTCTTACCTGGTGTCCAGGCTAAGCCCCAACTTTAACTCTGGGAATTATTCCTCGACTGGTTCTTACTTCAATGGAGGACTGCACTCTTCTGGGTTGGCTGTTGTGTCGCCTGGATCTCCAGTTACTGTGCATGCTCCAGCAGAGAAAGGAGTGAGTGGATTTCTAGTGGATTTTCTGATGGGTGGAGTGTCTGCTGCTGTGTCAAAGACAGCTGCTGCTCCAATTGAACGAGTCAAATTGCTTATCCAAAATCAGGATGAAATGATCAAAAGTGGTCGGTTATCTGAGCCATACAAGGGAATTGGTGATTGTTTTGCTCGAACCATGAAGGATGAGGGTGTGATTGCTCTTTGGAGGGGCAATACTGCTAATGTTATCAGATATTTCCCTACTCAG GCTCTGAACTTTGCCTTTAAGGATTACTTCAAGAGACTTTTCAACTTTAAAAAGGACAAAGATGGCTACTGGAAGTGGTTTGCTGGGAATTTGGCATCTGGTGGGGCTGCTGGGGCTTCTTCCCTCTTATTTGTCTATTCTTTGGATTATGCCCGGACTCGTTTAGCAAACGATGCAAAGGCTGCAAAGAAGGGTGGTGAGAGGCAGTTTAATGGCTTGGTTGATGTTTACAGGAAAACCATCAAGTCTGATGGTGTTGCTGGCCTTTATCGTGGGTTCAACATATCATGTGTTGGAATTATAGTGTATCGCGGTCTTTACTTTGGAATGTATGATTCCCTGAAGCCAGTAGTTTTGGTTGGTGGGTTGCAG GATAGTTTCTTTGCTAGTTTCCTTTTGGGATGGGGAATCACAATTGGTGCTGGTTTGGCTTCTTACCCCATTGACACTGTTCGTAGAAGGATGATGATGACTTCTGGAGAGGCTGTGAAGTACAAGAGCTCTTTGCATGCATTCCAAACAATCGTCGCAAATGAGGGTGCCAAGTCACTCTTCAAAGGTGCTGGTGCAAACATATTGCGTGCTGTTGCAGGTGCTGGTGTGCTTGCTGGTTATGACAAGCTGCAGCTTGTCTTGTTCGGAAAGAAATACGGATCTGGTGGAGGTGGCTAA
- the LOC100802803 gene encoding leucine-rich repeat extensin-like protein 4, with amino-acid sequence MASASASYSFTISVLFLIFVHLSCFINNLNAKHTNASSHNHHHKHQHTQNPSLNTRLHMAFLGLQAWKQVIYSDPNNFTSNWVGPSVCNYTGVFCAPSLDDPKVTVVAGIDLNFADLAGFLPNEIGLLSDLAVLHLSNNRFCGILPKSFTNLTLLYELDLSNNRFVGPFPLVVFSLPLLKYLDLRYNEFEGPLPPQLFNNTIDAIFVNNNRFISTIPPNLGKISASVLVFANNKFGGCLPESIVNFADTLEELVLINTSLSGCLPQQLGFLYKLRVLDVSFNSIVGPIPYSLSGLSHLEQLNLGHNMMSGTVPVGVCELPNLANFTFSYNFFCEEEGICKNLTSKRIVFDDRRNCLPEKPLQRSEKECKAKLEHPVDCSELCCVVGSNNNNVSAAGSVAVPPAAAAMPVSAPLLAPSHP; translated from the coding sequence ATGGCCTCAGCTTCAGCATCTTATTCCTTTACCATCAGTGTGCTATTCCTCATTTTTGTGCACTTGTCATGTTTCATAAACAACCTCAATGCAAAGCACACCAATGCCAGCAGTCACAACCATcatcacaaacaccaacacaCTCAGAATCCTTCCTTGAACACAAGGCTTCACATGGCGTTTCTTGGCCTACAAGCATGGAAGCAAGTGATCTACTCAGACCCAAATAACTTCACTTCCAACTGGGTAGGTCCTTCAGTTTGCAACTACACAGGTGTGTTCTGTGCTCCCTCACTTGATGACCCTAAAGTGACAGTTGTGGCTGGCATTGACCTTAACTTCGCAGACTTAGCAGGGTTCCTACCCAATGAAATAGGCCTTCTATCAGACCTTGCAGTCCTTCATCTCAGCAACAACCGTTTCTGTGGAATCCTCCCAAAGTCCTTCACAAACCTAACTCTACTCTATGAGCTTGATCTTAGCAACAACAGATTTGTAGGACCTTTTCCTTTGGTTGTGTTTTCCCTTCCTTTGCTCAAATACCTCGACCTTCGCTACAACGAGTTCGAAGGGCCGTTGCCTCCTCAACTCTTCAACAACACCATTGATGCAATCTTTGTTAACAACAACCGCTTCATAAGCACTATTCCACCAAACTTAGGAAAAATCTCAGCTTCTGTCCTTGTCTTTGCCAACAACAAATTTGGAGGGTGTCTTCCAGAAAGCATAGTGAACTTTGCTGACACTTTGGAGGAGCTTGTGCTAATCAACACAAGCTTGTCAGGGTGTTTGCCACAACAACTGGGGTTTCTCTACAAACTAAGAGTGTTGGATGTGAGTTTCAATAGTATTGTTGGCCCTATACCTTATAGCCTTTCAGGGTTGTCTCACTTGGAGCAATTGAATTTGGGGCATAACATGATGAGTGGCACTGTCCCTGTGGGGGTTTGTGAGTTGCCAAACTTGGCAAACTTCACTTTCTCTTACAACTTCTTCTGTGAGGAAGAGGGTATTTGTAAGAACTTGACATCAAAGAGGATAGTGTTTGATGATAGGAGGAACTGTTTGCCAGAGAAGCCATTGCAGAGGAGTGAAAAGGAATGCAAGGCAAAACTTGAACACCCAGTTGATTGCTCTGAGCTTTGTTGTGTTGTTGGgagcaataataataatgtctcTGCTGCTGGCTCAGTGGCTGTTCCACCTGCAGCAGCAGCAATGCCTGTGTCTGCACCTCTTCTTGCACCAAGCCACCCTTAA
- the LOC100802452 gene encoding transmembrane E3 ubiquitin-protein ligase FLY2 isoform X1, producing MVCLGFDMVEVDSQRLKLERRGVGILLRISCGWLVFMLFFSPVAGLRPLRDRTNSWGDEWVFTRKDESDLGPFSQWNISGTYRGNWKFIDTTNASTGFPDIRKINGNSVIELVSMPTKITGVHYVQGVVIFHDVFDNEYNVGGAQIRVEGVYIWPYRQLRMVANSGKEGGLNQDGDYILSNPYHLLGVFSSQVFQEPSQHKMWRRKHSPLHGMEKHCNVEIAAQVSRLSSSKHEGEHDSFQLEGLMESPSVDNDGDCFSPLQLNATSINIEVYYNKAVNYTLMVTFVSFSHQHSFSFKTVIVHYCVFSFLHPVIVHYCVISLIYLYQISFLQVLLLIRQMEHSNTQSGAAKVSILMIGQQAIVDAYLCLIHLTAGILVESLFNAFATAAFFKFVVFSIFEMRYLLAIWKASRPLSSGEGWETMRRELSVLYSRFYGILLGGILLMYEFHYHLRLILLLVYSFWIPQIITNVIRDSRKPLHPHYILGITVTRLAIPLYIFGCPDNFLRIEPDQSWCVCLAIFVGLQAAILLLQHYFGSLWFIPRQFLPEKYCYYRRFAQDTNHATDCVICMTAIDISPRSNDCMVTPCDHFFHSGCLQRWMDIKMECPTCRRPLPPA from the exons ATGGTGTGTTTGGGGTTTGACATGGTTGAGGTTGACTCTCAAAGATTGAAACTTGAGAGGAGGGGAGTCGGGATTTTGCTCAGAATTTCCTGTGGGTGGTTGGTGTTTATGCTGTTTTTCAGTCCTGTGGCAGGTTTGAGACCCTTGAGGGACAGAACTAATTCATGGGGTGATGAG TGggtttttacaagaaaagacgAAAGTGACTTAGGTCCATTTTCACAATGGAACATAAGTGGAACTTACAGAG GGAATTGGAAGTTTATAGATACTACAAATGCCTCTACCGGATTTCCAGACATCagaaaaataaatggaaatTCTGTAATTGAATTAGTTAGTATGCCCACAAAGATAACTGGTGTACACTATGTGCAG GGGGTAGTCATATTCCATGATGTATTTGACAATGAATACAATGTTGGTGGAGCTCAAATCAGAGTAGAAGGTGTGTATATATGGCCATATAGGCAGCTTCGAATGGTAGCCAACAG TGGAAAAGAGGGGGGTTTAAATCAGGATGGAGATTATATTTTATCCAATCCATATCATCTG CTTGGAGTTTTCTCATCTCAAGTATTCCAAGAGCCTTCACAACATAAGATGTGGAGAAGAAAACatt CTCCATTACATGGCATGGAGAAACATTGCAATGTAGAAATCGCTGCACAGGTTTCACGcctgtcatcatcaaaacatg AAGGGGAGCATGATTCTTTTCAGTTAGAAGGGTTAATGGAGAGTCCATCTGTGGATAACGATGGGGACTGCTTCTCGCCTTTACAGTTAAATGCAACATCTATTAACATTGAAGTCTACTATAATAAAGCAGTGAACTATACCTTGATGGTTACTTTTGTATCCTTCAGTCATCAACATTCTTTCAGCTTCAAAACTGTTATTGTGCATTACTGTGTGTTTTCCTTTCTTCACCCTGTTATTGTGCATTACTGTGTGATTTCCTTAATTTACTTATACCAGATCTCATTTTTGCAAGTTCTTCTATTAATTCGGCAAATGGAGCATAGCAACACCCAATCT GGGGCTGCTAAGGTTTCAATATTAATGATTGGTCAGCAAGCTATAGTGGATGCTTATCTTTGCCTTATACATTTGACTGCAGGAATACTAGTTG AATCCTTGTTCAATGCTTTTGCAACTGCTGCATTTTTCAAGTTTGTGGTTTTCTCAATATTTGAGATGAGATATCTCCTTGCCATCTGGAAGGCGAGTAGGCCTTTGAGCAGTGGTGAAGGTTGGGAGACAATGAGACGTGAATTGTCGGTTTTATACAGTCGTTTCT ATGGGATCCTATTGGGAGGCATACTGCTCATGTATGAATTCCACTATCATTTGAGACTCATTCTTCTTCTTGTATACTCCTTTTGGATACCTCAGATAATCACCAATGTTATTCGTGACTCACGCAAGCCTTTGCATCCTCATTATATCTTAGGCATAACTGTTACTAGGCTAGCGATcccattatatatttttggttgtCCTGACAACTTCCTGCGCATAGAACCAGATCAGAGCTGGTGTGTTTGTTTGGCTATATTTGTTGGACTTCAAGCTGCAATTCTCTTGCTTCAGCACTATTTTGGGTCCTTGTGGTTCATTCCTCGTCAG TTTCTACCTGAGAAATACTGCTATTATAGGAGGTTTGCTCAAGATACAAACCATGCCACAGACTGTGTTATATGCATGACGGCCATTGATATTTCTCCGCGATCTAACGATTGCATG GTGACCCCTTGTGACCATTTTTTCCACTCTGGCTGTTTGCAAAGATGGATGGATATAAAGATGGAGTGCCCTACTTGCCGACGCCCTCTTCCACCTGCATGA
- the LOC100802452 gene encoding transmembrane E3 ubiquitin-protein ligase FLY2 isoform X2, with amino-acid sequence MVCLGFDMVEVDSQRLKLERRGVGILLRISCGWLVFMLFFSPVAGLRPLRDRTNSWGDEWVFTRKDESDLGPFSQWNISGTYRGNWKFIDTTNASTGFPDIRKINGNSVIELVSMPTKITGVHYVQGVVIFHDVFDNEYNVGGAQIRVEGVYIWPYRQLRMVANSGKEGGLNQDGDYILSNPYHLLGVFSSQVFQEPSQHKMWRRKHSPLHGMEKHCNVEIAAQVSRLSSSKHEGEHDSFQLEGLMESPSVDNDGDCFSPLQLNATSINIEVYYNKAVNYTLMVTFISFLQVLLLIRQMEHSNTQSGAAKVSILMIGQQAIVDAYLCLIHLTAGILVESLFNAFATAAFFKFVVFSIFEMRYLLAIWKASRPLSSGEGWETMRRELSVLYSRFYGILLGGILLMYEFHYHLRLILLLVYSFWIPQIITNVIRDSRKPLHPHYILGITVTRLAIPLYIFGCPDNFLRIEPDQSWCVCLAIFVGLQAAILLLQHYFGSLWFIPRQFLPEKYCYYRRFAQDTNHATDCVICMTAIDISPRSNDCMVTPCDHFFHSGCLQRWMDIKMECPTCRRPLPPA; translated from the exons ATGGTGTGTTTGGGGTTTGACATGGTTGAGGTTGACTCTCAAAGATTGAAACTTGAGAGGAGGGGAGTCGGGATTTTGCTCAGAATTTCCTGTGGGTGGTTGGTGTTTATGCTGTTTTTCAGTCCTGTGGCAGGTTTGAGACCCTTGAGGGACAGAACTAATTCATGGGGTGATGAG TGggtttttacaagaaaagacgAAAGTGACTTAGGTCCATTTTCACAATGGAACATAAGTGGAACTTACAGAG GGAATTGGAAGTTTATAGATACTACAAATGCCTCTACCGGATTTCCAGACATCagaaaaataaatggaaatTCTGTAATTGAATTAGTTAGTATGCCCACAAAGATAACTGGTGTACACTATGTGCAG GGGGTAGTCATATTCCATGATGTATTTGACAATGAATACAATGTTGGTGGAGCTCAAATCAGAGTAGAAGGTGTGTATATATGGCCATATAGGCAGCTTCGAATGGTAGCCAACAG TGGAAAAGAGGGGGGTTTAAATCAGGATGGAGATTATATTTTATCCAATCCATATCATCTG CTTGGAGTTTTCTCATCTCAAGTATTCCAAGAGCCTTCACAACATAAGATGTGGAGAAGAAAACatt CTCCATTACATGGCATGGAGAAACATTGCAATGTAGAAATCGCTGCACAGGTTTCACGcctgtcatcatcaaaacatg AAGGGGAGCATGATTCTTTTCAGTTAGAAGGGTTAATGGAGAGTCCATCTGTGGATAACGATGGGGACTGCTTCTCGCCTTTACAGTTAAATGCAACATCTATTAACATTGAAGTCTACTATAATAAAGCAGTGAACTATACCTTGATGGTTACTTTT ATCTCATTTTTGCAAGTTCTTCTATTAATTCGGCAAATGGAGCATAGCAACACCCAATCT GGGGCTGCTAAGGTTTCAATATTAATGATTGGTCAGCAAGCTATAGTGGATGCTTATCTTTGCCTTATACATTTGACTGCAGGAATACTAGTTG AATCCTTGTTCAATGCTTTTGCAACTGCTGCATTTTTCAAGTTTGTGGTTTTCTCAATATTTGAGATGAGATATCTCCTTGCCATCTGGAAGGCGAGTAGGCCTTTGAGCAGTGGTGAAGGTTGGGAGACAATGAGACGTGAATTGTCGGTTTTATACAGTCGTTTCT ATGGGATCCTATTGGGAGGCATACTGCTCATGTATGAATTCCACTATCATTTGAGACTCATTCTTCTTCTTGTATACTCCTTTTGGATACCTCAGATAATCACCAATGTTATTCGTGACTCACGCAAGCCTTTGCATCCTCATTATATCTTAGGCATAACTGTTACTAGGCTAGCGATcccattatatatttttggttgtCCTGACAACTTCCTGCGCATAGAACCAGATCAGAGCTGGTGTGTTTGTTTGGCTATATTTGTTGGACTTCAAGCTGCAATTCTCTTGCTTCAGCACTATTTTGGGTCCTTGTGGTTCATTCCTCGTCAG TTTCTACCTGAGAAATACTGCTATTATAGGAGGTTTGCTCAAGATACAAACCATGCCACAGACTGTGTTATATGCATGACGGCCATTGATATTTCTCCGCGATCTAACGATTGCATG GTGACCCCTTGTGACCATTTTTTCCACTCTGGCTGTTTGCAAAGATGGATGGATATAAAGATGGAGTGCCCTACTTGCCGACGCCCTCTTCCACCTGCATGA
- the LOC100803858 gene encoding early nodulin-like protein 2: protein MAIFHRFLGLLILMAPMLLLHVVARQFDVGGKDGWVLKPTEDYDHWAQRNRFQVNDTLHFKYNKGIDSVVVVKKEDFDSCNINNPIQKMDGGDSTFQLSNSGLFYFISGNLNNCKNGQKLIVLVMAVRQPISKAAPPPASILPPQKIPATDLTSPAPTPTTDNSGSGRVGVSVSVGIVFMFIAFVGLV, encoded by the exons atgGCAATATTCCATAGGTTTCTGGGGCTCTTGATTTTGATGGCTCCTATGTTGTTGCTTCATGTTGTGGCTAGGCAATTTGATGTTGGTGGCAAAGATGGTTGGGTGCTGAAGCCTACCGAAGACTACGATCACTGGGCTCAAAGAAACAGATTTCAAGTCAATGACACTCTTC ATTTCAAGTACAATAAAGGGATTGATTCGGTTGTGGTGGTGAAGAAGGAGGACTTTGATTCATGCAACATCAACAACCCCATACAAAAGATGGACGGTGGTGATTCAACCTTCCAACTTTCCAATTCTGGCCTTTTTTACTTCATAAGTGGCAACCTTAATAACTGCAAAAACGGTCAAAAGCTCATTGTTCTTGTCATGGCTGTGAGGCAACCAATTTCTAAGGCTGCGCCGCCGCCGGCAAGCATCCTGCCACCGCAGAAGATTCCGGCAACCGATTTGACTTCTCCGGCACCAACACCGACGACGGACAATTCGGGTTCAGGGAGGGTTGGTGTGAGTGTGAGTGTGGGGATTGTTTTTATGTTCATTGCCTTTGTTGGGTTGGTTTAG
- the LOC106799180 gene encoding uncharacterized protein, translated as MGRIWATAEDLGRNRARVLSLYRQILRGLNSPELRLGFSARLAKKAELRAMFWVGSDERSLHDIADLIDAVEYSLFFFRK; from the coding sequence ATGGGCCGGATATGGGCCACGGCGGAGGATTTGGGTCGCAACAGGGCCCGGGTGCTATCGCTGTACCGACAAATACTGCGGGGACTGAACTCGCCGGAGTTGCGGCTGGGCTTCTCGGCGAGGCTGGCGAAGAAGGCGGAGCTGCGTGCAATGTTCTGGGTGGGTTCTGATGAACGCTCATTGCACGACATTGCGGATCTCATTGATGCTGTAGAgtattctctcttctttttcagaaaatga